One Actinospica robiniae DSM 44927 genomic region harbors:
- a CDS encoding ABC transporter substrate-binding protein, producing MLHARRALLALSTAALLAGTTAACGSSGSKSSGGSASGPSGTIVATTGSASPFTSDFNPFSPNVQVGAIGMIYEPLMFFNTAKSGDIESWLAKSYAWGAGGTSITFTLRSGVKWNDGQPFTADDVAFTFNLDVSNTALNTYGLPLTKAVANSPTSVTLDFSKPAYTDLYYLAGKTMILPQHIWKTVSNPKTFADSKPVGTGAYMVGKVSSQVLDLTANPNYYQPGLPKVKTIRFLTFTGNTTADQAIESGEIDWGGGFIPNIQTNYLKKDSKYQVEDIPLSVTYLLTNDKTGPTANKAVRQAISDTVDRDFISTSVYNGYAPKVNPMSLLTPNFNSVLDPSLASQSFGSPNTTEAKQLLNSAGYTAGSDGYMHDSSGKTLEITVKVPTGWSDYISIQQIVQQELKAVGIKVDITTEAYQAWINDQNSGNFQVLVDNFGYTPDPYAYYDTLLDGAKAGPIGKTDQFGDYGRFDDPQIDSLLNQISQTADADAQKQAFYKIEQLILNDVPTIPLFDAQDEIEFNGHHVSGYPTTDNAYAAPPIWLQPDEGWVAMHLSPA from the coding sequence ATGCTCCACGCCCGGCGAGCGCTGCTCGCCCTCAGTACGGCCGCACTGCTCGCCGGCACCACTGCCGCGTGCGGCAGTTCCGGCTCCAAGTCCAGCGGCGGATCGGCCTCCGGTCCAAGCGGCACGATCGTGGCCACAACCGGATCGGCCTCCCCGTTCACCTCGGACTTCAACCCGTTCTCGCCCAACGTCCAGGTCGGCGCGATCGGGATGATCTACGAGCCGCTGATGTTCTTCAACACGGCCAAATCCGGCGACATCGAGTCCTGGCTGGCCAAGTCCTACGCCTGGGGCGCCGGCGGCACCTCGATCACCTTCACCCTGCGCTCCGGCGTGAAGTGGAACGACGGCCAGCCCTTCACCGCCGACGACGTCGCGTTCACCTTCAACCTCGACGTGAGCAACACCGCCCTGAACACCTACGGCCTCCCGCTGACCAAGGCCGTGGCCAACAGCCCGACCAGCGTCACCCTCGACTTCAGCAAACCCGCCTACACCGACCTGTACTACCTGGCCGGCAAGACGATGATCCTGCCGCAGCACATCTGGAAGACGGTCTCGAACCCCAAGACCTTCGCCGACTCCAAGCCCGTCGGCACCGGCGCGTACATGGTCGGCAAGGTCAGCTCGCAGGTGCTGGACCTCACCGCGAACCCGAACTACTACCAGCCCGGCCTGCCCAAGGTGAAGACCATCAGGTTCCTGACCTTCACCGGCAACACCACGGCGGACCAGGCGATCGAGTCCGGCGAGATCGACTGGGGCGGCGGGTTCATCCCGAACATCCAGACCAACTACCTGAAGAAGGACTCGAAGTACCAGGTCGAGGACATCCCGCTGTCAGTCACCTACCTGCTGACCAACGACAAGACCGGGCCGACCGCGAACAAGGCCGTGCGCCAGGCGATCAGCGACACCGTCGACCGCGACTTCATCAGCACCTCGGTCTACAACGGGTACGCGCCGAAGGTCAACCCGATGTCGCTGCTCACGCCCAACTTCAACTCGGTGCTCGACCCCTCGCTCGCCTCGCAGTCCTTCGGCAGCCCGAACACCACCGAAGCCAAGCAGCTGCTGAACTCGGCCGGCTACACCGCCGGCTCCGACGGCTACATGCACGACAGCTCGGGTAAGACCTTGGAGATCACCGTCAAGGTGCCCACCGGCTGGAGCGACTACATCAGCATCCAGCAGATCGTGCAGCAGGAGCTCAAGGCCGTAGGCATCAAGGTCGACATCACCACCGAGGCGTACCAGGCCTGGATCAACGACCAGAACTCCGGCAACTTCCAGGTGCTGGTGGACAACTTCGGCTACACCCCCGACCCGTACGCCTACTACGACACGCTGCTGGACGGAGCGAAGGCCGGCCCGATCGGCAAGACCGACCAGTTCGGCGACTACGGGCGCTTCGACGACCCGCAGATCGACTCGCTGCTCAACCAGATCTCGCAGACCGCCGACGCGGACGCGCAGAAGCAGGCGTTCTACAAGATCGAGCAGCTGATCCTGAACGACGTCCCGACCATCCCGCTCTTCGACGCGCAGGACGAGATCGAGTTCAACGGCCACCACGTCTCCGGCTACCCGACCACCGACAACGCGTACGCCGCCCCGCCGATCTGGCTGCAGCCGGACGAGGGCTGGGTGGCCATGCACCTGTCCCCGGCCTGA
- a CDS encoding LacI family DNA-binding transcriptional regulator, translated as MKRPTIADIARRAGVTKAAVSFALNDQPGVSTVTRERIMRIARELGWQPNSAARALSDGRAGALGLVVDRPAGFLGVEPWFMQLIAGIQGVLAERQTPLLFTVAEHRDAELELYRSWWARRRVDGVFLVDLRVEDPRPGALRELGLPAVVVGDPAGADQLAAVWTDDAAGARLAVRHLAEFGHRRIARVTGMEDLWHTRARTREFLEVAAGFGIETSCEVADYTAAGGAEATHRLLTGENPPTAIIYDNDLMAVSGLGAAQRLGVDVPGDLSIVAWDDSVLCSLVHPALTALTHDVLGYGAHAAHVLLGLLDGGDQGESEGEPAPVLTPRASTGPARS; from the coding sequence GTGAAAAGACCGACGATCGCCGACATCGCCCGGCGGGCGGGGGTCACCAAGGCGGCGGTCTCCTTCGCGCTCAACGACCAGCCGGGGGTCTCCACCGTCACCCGCGAGCGGATCATGCGCATCGCGCGGGAGCTCGGCTGGCAGCCGAACTCGGCCGCCCGCGCGCTGTCCGACGGCCGGGCCGGCGCGCTCGGCCTGGTGGTGGACCGGCCGGCCGGATTCCTCGGCGTCGAGCCCTGGTTCATGCAGCTGATCGCCGGGATCCAGGGCGTGCTGGCCGAACGCCAGACGCCGCTGCTGTTCACCGTGGCCGAGCACCGCGACGCCGAACTCGAGCTCTACCGCAGCTGGTGGGCCCGGCGCCGGGTGGACGGGGTGTTCCTGGTGGACCTGCGGGTCGAGGACCCGCGCCCCGGCGCCCTGCGCGAGCTCGGCCTGCCGGCCGTCGTGGTGGGCGACCCGGCCGGCGCCGACCAGCTGGCCGCGGTGTGGACCGACGACGCCGCCGGCGCCCGGCTGGCCGTGCGCCACCTGGCCGAATTCGGCCACCGGCGGATCGCCCGGGTCACCGGTATGGAAGACCTCTGGCACACCCGGGCGCGCACCCGGGAGTTCCTGGAAGTGGCCGCCGGCTTCGGGATCGAGACGAGCTGCGAGGTGGCCGACTACACCGCCGCCGGCGGCGCCGAGGCCACCCACCGGCTGCTGACCGGCGAGAATCCGCCCACTGCGATCATCTACGACAACGACCTGATGGCGGTCTCCGGCCTCGGCGCGGCGCAGCGCCTCGGCGTGGACGTGCCGGGCGACCTGTCGATCGTGGCCTGGGACGACAGCGTGCTGTGCTCGCTCGTGCATCCCGCGCTGACGGCGCTCACCCACGACGTGCTCGGCTACGGCGCCCACGCCGCGCACGTGCTGCTCGGCCTGCTCGACGGCGGCGACCAGGGCGAATCCGAGGGCGAGCCCGCCCCGGTGCTCACCCCCCGGGCCTCCACCGGGCCGGCGCGGAGCTGA